One Eremothecium cymbalariae DBVPG#7215 chromosome 2, complete sequence DNA window includes the following coding sequences:
- the FIG4 gene encoding phosphatidylinositol-3,5-bisphosphate 5-phosphatase (similar to Ashbya gossypii ADL195C): protein MAGTGAASLAHKSMNSVVPGLPKQRKIKKFTMTKYTIYETSKSMYIVGSNKRETMFRILEIDLTKPKDELFVAEDNVFFTRSDVMKILQNIEESEKDGLNKKLTGHGLLGFIRFTDCYYLVVVTKISYVAVLGGHSIYHIDDTQLVPISASYKKPDATESRFLSTFQNIDLSKTFYFCYTYDITNTLQTNILRKKLEGVGREDIMVPSGIPDYNEMFMWNSYLLYDVFSCIDTVYDWFQPIIHGFIDQVNISLEGKSIFVTLLARRSHHFAGARFLKRGVNNHGYVANEVETEQIVSDMVLTSFHAPGAMYYDNDRYTSFVQHRGSIPLFWSQEASNLTAKPPIEINVMDPFYSSAAKHFDNLFQRYGGGPIQILNLIKTKEKNPRETKLLIEFENCVDYLNQFLPEEKKLQYMSWDMSRASKSHGQVVIEFLERYSSQTLETTGIFHNGKTFATTKIQEGICRTNCIDCLDRTNAAQFVIGKRALGVQLHALGIIDNTYLEYDSDIVDILTELFHDHGDTIALQYGGSHLVNTMETYRKINQWSSHSRDMVESIKRFYSNSFVDAQRQEAINLFLGHYVYQEGQPMLWDMNTDFYLHNMYNIGEPKRSFTHWWNDSHVQSFREIIKKEILENNNDVTREKLIKYVRGYPSSYDNYWNEYYMPRSFVSFQDLFAYNMNSTRHYHSEEKQINSSISPFVSKKQSSLNTKLRTLTTKANSFSRKQKEDPNHMLTEKDEFDLCNWELFKSISKAKKLERRLDTYTIDICPFIERNSINDSEATLNESYEQHTLYPYSLSLNNIISSTEKDFYENSMRISSHNALDDYQDYFDTSSMEVSQDQQRIYQKSFTIGKFETFPAF, encoded by the coding sequence ATGGCTGGGACAGGTGCTGCATCACTAGCCCATAAATCCATGAATTCGGTTGTTCCAGGATTACCCAAACAGCGGAAAATAAAGAAGTTCACCATGACCAAATACACTATCTATGAGACTAGTAAGTCAATGTACATTGTGGGGAGTAATAAACGAGAGACTATGTTTCGAATTTTGGAAATCGACCTTACTAAGCCGAAGGATGAATTGTTTGTCGCCGAAGATAATGTATTCTTTACCAGAAGTGATgtgatgaagattttaCAGAATATTGAGGAATCTGAGAAGGACGGTTTAAACAAAAAGTTGACGGGTCATGGGCTGCTGGGTTTTATCCGATTTACTGATTGTTACTATTTGGTTGTTGTGACAAAGATTAGTTATGTGGCTGTTCTCGGGGGTCACTCAATCTACCATATAGATGACACACAGCTGGTGCCCATTTCTGCTTCTTATAAGAAGCCGGATGCGACAGAATCGAGGTTTTTATCAACATTTCAAAACATTGATTTGTCGAAAACGTTTTACTTCTGTTATACATATGATATTACTAACACGCTTCAGACTAATATCTTAAGAAAAAAGTTAGAAGGTGTAGGAAGAGAAGATATAATGGTTCCATCTGGTATCCCGGATTACAATGAAATGTTCATGTGGAACTCATATTTACTATATGATGTTTTTTCATGTATTGATACGGTATATGACTGGTTTCAGCCAATAATTCACGGATTTATTGACCAAGTTAACATATCATTAGAAGGAAAGAGCATATTTGTGACATTGCTTGCTAGGAGATCGCACCACTTTGCAGGTGCAAGATTCTTGAAAAGAGGAGTAAATAACCATGGATATGTAGCAAACGAAGTGGAAACTGAGCAGATTGTTTCTGATATGGTATTAACCTCATTTCATGCACCGGGTGCTATGTATTATGATAACGATAGGTATACCTCTTTCGTTCAACATAGGGGTTCCATACCGCTCTTCTGGTCTCAAGAAGCGTCTAATTTAACGGCAAAACCCCCAATTGAAATAAATGTTATGGATCCATTTTATAGTTCCGCAGCGAAGCACTTTGATAATCTATTTCAACGGTATGGAGGTGGTCCaatacaaatattgaatttaattaagacaaaagaaaagaatCCTAGGGAAACAAAATTATTgattgaatttgaaaactgtgtggattatttgaatcaatttttGCCAGAGGAAAAGAAGTTGCAGTATATGTCATGGGACATGAGCAGGGCTTCCAAATCCCATGGTCAGGTTGTaattgaatttttagaaCGATATTCTAGTCAAACTTTGGAAACTACTGGTATTTTCCACAATGGAAAGACGTTCGCAACCACTAAAATTCAGGAAGGAATATGCCGTACAAATTGTATTGACTGTCTAGATAGGACTAATGCAGCACAATTTGTGATTGGTAAGCGAGCTTTGGGTGTCCAGTTGCATGCCCTTGGTATAATAGACAATACTTACCTTGAGTACGATTCAGATATTGTCGACATACTTACGGAGTTATTTCATGATCATGGAGACACAATTGCTCTTCAGTACGGTGGTTCTCATTTAGTAAACACAATGGAAACTTATCGAAAGATAAATCAATGGAGCTCTCACTCAAGGGATATGGTGGAGAGTATAAAGAGATTTTACAGCAATTCATTTGTTGATGCACAAAGGCAGGAAGCCATTAACCTATTTTTGGGTCATTACGTATATCAAGAGGGTCAACCGATGCTGTGGGATATGAATACGGATTTTTATCTGCATAATATGTATAACATAGGAGAACCGAAGCGAAGTTTTACTCACTGGTGGAATGATTCCCACGTTCAAAGCTTTAGagaaatcatcaaaaaggaaataTTAGAGAATAATAACGATGTTACTAGGGAAAAACTGATTAAATATGTCCGCGGGTATCCATCTTCCTATGACAATTATTGGAACGAATATTACATGCCACGTTCTTTCGTATCTTTCCAAGATTTGTTTGCCTATAATATGAATTCGACCAGACATTATCACTCTGAGGAAAAGCAGATAAACTCATCAATCTCGCCATTTGTGTCTAAGAAACAAAGTTCGTTGAATACAAAGTTGAGAACTCTTACGACAAAGGCAAACAGTTTCTCGAGGAAACAGAAAGAGGATCCAAACCATATGTTGACTGAAAAGGATGAATTTGATCTATGCAATTGGGAGTTATTCAAATCTATATCGAAAGCCAAAAAACTCGAAAGAAGATTGGATACTTATACTATCGATATATGTCCTTTTATCGAACGTAATTCTATCAATGATTCGGAAGCTACCCTGAATGAGAGCTATGAGCAACATACACTATACCCTTACTCCTTATCATTAAACAACATTATTAGTTCAACAGAAAAAGATTTTTATGAAAATTCAATGAGGATTAGCTCCCATAATGCGCTTGATGATTATCAGGATTATTTTGATACTTCATCTATGGAAGTTAGTCAGGACCAACAGCGTATTTATCAAAAATCCTTTACAATTGGAAAGTTTGAAACATTTCCCGCATTTTAG
- a CDS encoding uncharacterized protein (similar to Saccharomyces cerevisiae YNL327W EGT2) has product MMLMIRILFIIANMVVSTFAWYSNSSIDETITSSILNHSNYSISNYYTSNAAIQTISTVPLSTKHHINQTSTTSTVTASSTTHFVNSTTAHLTHKTDTSVISGDTTIIFTSWFPVSTVHATSAAANTTDSSISRGMDSQTSATRGTQSSDKTNSGFVIDTTSRSYGYPNSTSGNIGSDVSSTFTSISITDTDTTTESTISTPKTGHNESTTEKTSLPTEIPTEIPTEIPTETDGPSSASTATTTESTSSTHSSSYHGSATSPKTSLWNACIGILVILLQ; this is encoded by the coding sequence atgatgttgatgattaGGATATTGTTCATTATCGCCAACATGGTAGTTAGTACTTTTGCATGGTATTCTAACTCTAGTATAGACGAGACAATAACGTCTTCGATTTTGAACCATTCTAATTACTCAATTTCCAACTATTACACGTCTAATGCGGCTATCCAAACAATATCTACGGTCCCTCTTAGTACCAAACACCACATTAATCAGACCAGTACCACCTCAACTGTAACTGCGTCTAGTACAACCCATTTTGTTAATAGTACAACCGCCCACCTAACACACAAAACTGATACTAGCGTTATAAGTGGTGACACTACCATCATATTTACATCATGGTTTCCAGTTAGTACTGTGCACGCTACGTCTGCTGCCGCAAATACAACGGACTCTAGTATATCTAGGGGAATGGATTCTCAAACGAGTGCAACACGTGGAACACAAAGCTCTGATAAAACCAACTCAGGTTTTGTTATTGATACCACCTCCAGGTCGTATGGTTACCCAAATAGCACATCCGGCAATATAGGATCAGATGTTTCTTCTACATTTACGTCCATATCCATTACCGATACCGATACGACGACTGAATCAACAATCTCTACGCCGAAAACAGGCCACAACGAATCAACAACAGAGAAAACCTCGCTTCCAACTGAAATACCAACTGAAATACCAACTGAAATACCAACCGAAACAGACGGCCCATCAAGTGCTAGCACCGCCACCACTACTGAAAGCACCTCATCTACCCACTCATCTAGTTACCATGGTTCTGCTACCTCGCCAAAAACTAGTTTATGGAATGCGTGTATCGGTATCCTAGTTATTCTGCTccagtaa
- a CDS encoding SNG1 family protein (similar to Ashbya gossypii ADL193C) gives MADKDSTEYVQKGSPLEPNVVGQEQFKIAGTGFSSPSGETLWMRVIYNALILLVVCLAIIAFFWGALYDSEGKLGNINISVLIQDEGDIGTNLGNLVKEVPGHWLVHGSPSEFRDYYHLSADADIDAAVHNLVHKGDVWMVLNVKPGATAALTNSLVNTSAPVFNSSEYFEVFYESGRDITGFKASILPIMLKLEKKFEFYYNANYLPSLLGSMSDRIELPSNSYNLAMAGRMDWQQVDYRPFDNIILLGPLQIGLIYIILLTFFQLTLFGPIYKQLIARYQPYRVMLYRYMMSWALYGLLALCFNAMSAIYKIDFTRAYGKVGFLVSWLTTWLCMVAIGGANENIISLISAFQPRFIGLWLMSWIIINISPTFFNMDLQSRFYRYGYFTPIFNTKECLKVIFLDLDQDYLPKAYGILLAWCVVNSILFPFVLKVLQVKSRKSM, from the coding sequence ATGGCAGATAAAGATTCAACTGAATACGTTCAGAAGGGTTCCCCCCTGGAGCCTAATGTTGTGGGCCAAGAGCAATTTAAGATAGCCGGTACTGGTTTTTCCAGTCCTTCTGGAGAAACCTTATGGATGAGAGTCATTTATAATGCActaatattattagtagTTTGTTTGGCCATTATTGCCTTCTTCTGGGGAGCATTATATGATAGCGAAGGGAAGTTAGGCAACATTAATATATCCGTGCTAATACAAGATGAAGGTGATATTGGTACCAATTTGGGAAATCTTGTAAAAGAAGTACCAGGTCATTGGTTGGTTCACGGCAGTCCCTCTGAATTTAGAGATTATTATCACTTGAGTGCGGACGCTGATATTGATGCTGCTGTTCATAATTTGGTTCATAAAGGCGATGTATGGATGGTGCTAAATGTTAAGCCGGGCGCGACTGCTGCTTTAACGAACTCTTTAGTAAATACATCGGCACCTGTGTTTAATTCTTCAGAATACTTTGAAGTATTTTATGAATCTGGAAGGGATATTACAGGGTTCAAGGCTTCTATCTTACCAATTATGTTAAAGTTAGAGAAAAAGTTTGAATTCTACTATAACGCAAATTATCTACCCTCTTTGCTAGGTTCCATGTCTGATCGTATCGAACTTCCCTCTAATAGCTATAATTTAGCTATGGCTGGCCGTATGGATTGGCAACAAGTGGACTATAGACCATTCGATAATATCATATTGCTTGGTCCATTGCAAATTGGTTTAATTTATATCATTTTATTGACATTTTTCCAACTAACATTATTTGGGCCTATCTACAAGCAATTAATAGCCAGATACCAACCTTACCGTGTTATGTTATATCGATATATGATGTCTTGGGCTTTATACGGCCTGTTAGCTCTATGCTTTAATGCTATGTCAGCCATTTATAAGATTGATTTTACACGAGCCTATGGTAAAGTTGGGTTCCTTGTTAGCTGGCTAACCACTTGGTTATGCATGGTCGCCATAGGTGGGGCAAATGAAAACATTATATCATTAATATCCGCATTCCAGCCACGGTTTATTGGTCTTTGGTTGATGTCCTGGATAATCATTAACATCTCTCCtacctttttcaatatgGATTTACAATCTAGGTTCTACCGGTATGGTTATTTTACACCAATTTTTAATACCAAGGAATGTTTAAAGGTGATTTTTCTAGATTTAGACCAGGATTACCTTCCTAAAGCATATGGAATTCTCTTGGCATGGTGTGTGGTTAATAGCATTTTGTTCCCATTTGTACTAAAAGTATTGCAAGTAAAGAGCAGGAAAAGTATGTAA
- the ARG8 gene encoding acetylornithine transaminase (similar to Ashbya gossypii ADL191W), translating into MLQSRRFFRSSSSNLNSVGKMMGFEANIYAKPHDLILTRGANSILYDDINNKQYIDFTSGIAVASLGHANPKIAEVIQKQSTKLLHTSNLFNNIEGLQLCQSLIETTKQFGGQHDASAVYLCNSGTEANEAALKFAKKYGVQINPNKHGILAFEQSFHGRTMGSLSVTSNPKYRLQFGSGVPNTTFLDISDDLSTIESFISENASQFAALIVEPVQGEGGVLPLPAEKLISIKRVCVENDILVIYDEIQCGIGRTGKLWAHSYLPKEAHPDLFTTAKALGNGYPIGATIMNSKVNSVLKVGDHGCTYGGNPMASAIACSVLSTIANDQFLNEVGKKAQVFVTELRRLQNKYPVIRDVRGRGLFIGVEFQDNPAELIKVARKNGLLVVGASRNTIRIVPPLTVENSVIDAGLEILEKSIREIYL; encoded by the coding sequence ATGCTACAGTCGAGAAGATTTTTTAGATCATCATCAAGCAACCTAAATTCAGTTGGTAAAATGATGGGTTTTGAAGCGAACATTTATGCAAAGCCTCATGATTTGATTCTAACAAGAGGGGCCAATTCTATTttatatgatgatatcaatAATAAGCAGTACATTGATTTCACATCTGGCATTGCGGTAGCATCTTTGGGACATGCTAATCCCAAGATAGCTGAAGTTATTCAAAAGCAATCCACGAAATTACTTCATACTAGCAATTTGTTTAACAATATTGAAGGTTTACAGTTATGCCAAAGTCTTATTGAAACTACCAAACAGTTTGGCGGCCAGCATGATGCTTCGGCTGTTTACTTATGCAATTCTGGTACTGAAGCTAACGAGGCAGCTTTGAAATTTGCAAAGAAATATGGTGTTCAAATAAACCCAAACAAACATGGTATTCTGGCATTTGAGCAGTCTTTTCATGGGCGTACCATGGGTTCGTTATCTGTTACCAGTAACCCCAAGTATAGGCTTCAATTTGGTTCAGGAGTTCCCAATACCACTTTCCTGGATATTTCTGATGACTTATCAACAATTGAATCTTTTATTTCTGAAAACGCATCACAGTTCGCCGCACTAATCGTGGAACCAGTTCAGGGAGAAGGCGGTGTGCTTCCACTTCCAGCCGAAAAACTAATTTCAATCAAACGTGTTTGTGTAGAGAATGATATTCTTGTTATTTATGATGAAATCCAATGTGGTATCGGACGCACTGGTAAACTATGGGCTCATTCAtatcttccaaaagaaGCACATCCTGATTTGTTCACTACAGCTAAAGCACTCGGAAATGGGTATCCGATTGGAGCTACTATTATGAATTCTAAAGTCAATTCAGTTTTAAAAGTGGGAGATCACGGCTGTACCTACGGAGGTAATCCGATGGCCTCTGCAATTGCCTGCTCGGTTTTGTCGACCATTGCAAATGAtcaatttttgaatgaaGTTGGGAAGAAAGCGCAGGTCTTCGTTACTGAACTCAGAAGATTgcaaaataaatatccgGTAATTCGGGACGTCAGAGGCAGGGGATTGTTTATCGGCGTAGAGTTTCAAGACAACCCAGCGGAGCTGATTAAAGTAGCTCGTAAGAATGGTCTACTAGTTGTTGGAGCTTCCAGAAACACGATTAGGATTGTTCCTCCGTTGACAGTTGAAAACAGTGTGATCGACGCTGGTCTAGAAATTCTTGAGAAATCCATTagagaaatatatttatga
- the KRE1 gene encoding Kre1p (similar to Ashbya gossypii ADL190C), with product MLLKEISIIFALVATVRAVVITSTLVTNVAGVPTTHVTIFDPAATTTPAAVAGNPGAAADVGAAPGGGARPGNAGDAPTHSVSAVTTPTEPIVNSNNAPDPSTTMNTLDSVPTDQIDLYVTFVTDGVTTTALRDPTLIWYTFLIDGKSQGIKSAYHQYFTSQYNSVETPSSGSIGLGSIQGAVGSVKAPTITTLTDSSVGGQHALSPHIGSLSFILLALIGLL from the coding sequence ATGCTTCTCAAAGAGATATCCATAATATTTGCTCTAGTTGCTACTGTTCGTGCTGTGGTAATAACTTCTACACTAGTGACCAACGTGGCAGGGGTACCTACTACTCATGTAACTATTTTCGATCCGGCTGCCACCACTACTCCTGCAGCGGTAGCCGGTAATCCTGGAGCCGCAGCTGATGTTGGGGCAGCACCTGGTGGTGGTGCCCGTCCTGGTAATGCTGGAGATGCTCCCACCCATTCTGTTTCTGCGGTAACTACTCCAACCGAACCGATAGTGAATTCCAATAATGCTCCTGACCCTTCTACTACTATGAACACTTTAGACAGCGTTCCTACAGATCAGATTGACTTGTATGTGACCTTTGTAACAGATGGTGTTACGACGACTGCTTTGAGAGATCCTACACTTATATGGTAcacttttttaattgatgGCAAATCGCAAGGTATAAAGAGTGCGTACCACCAGTACTTCACTAGTCAGTATAACAGCGTTGAAACACCAAGTTCAGGATCTATTGGATTGGGCTCGATTCAGGGCGCTGTAGGGTCAGTCAAAGCACCTACAATCACTACTTTGACTGATTCTAGTGTTGGCGGACAGCATGCCTTGTCGCCACATATAGGCTCACTGTCATTTATACTGCTAGCCTTAATCGGTTTATTGTAA
- the PFA3 gene encoding palmitoyltransferase PFA3 (similar to Ashbya gossypii ADL197C) — MGKMTHYCGLIPLLFPRALTTLILTYSSVVTWTRATVIDSFTRTIIICVLVSATIYTYFKVISIGAGSPLDFEPLKVKNSEHAEVGLEFPPEFLSKKSVTLRQNGRYRYCATCGVWKPDRSHHCSSCNKCYLKRDHHCPWFSSCIGFNNQKFFVQFLMYSTLYSISIFIAATLQIVSWFRNQNYTTQYIDINLLVVWLLSTGASVSLFCFTGFSIYLLTKNQTTNELNASKYLNRDLEIFNESLGHSPQSVGNPFDLGSRYQNWCVVMGYTWREWLLPIKTDSQKKNRQSLDEKGLFYQLNSEVYSRLHESMFLQDQLMKRLSPRSSADLTHPLLSPGD, encoded by the coding sequence ATGGGAAAAATGACTCATTATTGTGGACTTATTCCGCTACTATTTCCTCGAGCTCTAACCACACTAATACTGACGTATTCAAGCGTGGTAACTTGGACTAGAGCAACGGTAATCGATAGCTTCACGCGCACCATAATAATATGTGTTTTAGTATCGGCAACCATTTACACATATTTCAAGGTTATCAGTATAGGTGCAGGTAGTCCGTTGGATTTTGAACCATTAAAAGTTAAGAATTCTGAACATGCGGAAGTTGGGTTAGAATTTCCACCGGAGTTCCTATCAAAGAAATCAGTAACTCTACGGCAGAATGGTAGATATCGATATTGTGCAACATGTGGTGTATGGAAACCGGATCGTTCTCATCATTGTTCTTCATGTAATAAGTGctatttgaaaagagatCACCATTGTCCCTGGTTTTCCTCTTGTATTGGTTTCAATAATCAGAAGTTTTTCGTTCAGTTCCTAATGTATTCCACATTGTACTCAATATCAATTTTCATTGCTGCAACGTTGCAAATAGTATCTTGGTTTCGCAACCAGAACTATACTACACAATATATTGACATTAATCTATTGGTTGTTTGGTTACTTTCAACTGGGGCATCGGTTTCATTATTCTGTTTCACAGGGTTCAGTATATATCTCTTAACGAAAAACCAAACTACAAATGAATTGAATGCATCGAAATATTTAAACAGAGATCTGGAAATATTCAACGAGAGTCTTGGTCATTCACCACAGTCCGTTGGAAACCCGTTCGACTTGGGTTCACGTTATCAGAATTGGTGTGTTGTTATGGGATATACATGGAGAGAATGGCTGCTGCCAATTAAAACTGACtctcagaagaagaaccGACAAAGCTTAGATGAAAAGGGACTATTTTACCAACTGAATTCCGAAGTATATTCAAGACTTCATGAGAGTATGTTTCTGCAGGACCAGTTAATGAAAAGACTATCGCCCAGATCCTCTGCAGATCTCACGCACCCTTTATTATCACCTGGCGATTGA
- the MDJ2 gene encoding Mdj2p (similar to Ashbya gossypii AGR393W) → MVLPIIIAAGITVFAITVKSGLRAWDVYRRLTPAMIARLNKINVEYKDFYNPSSKYRSYLPEHLRQQLEQYQGGFNKKMNEMEAMMILSITSDEIKYLDDKMLKKKHRTSMIMNHPDKGGSPYVAMKINEAKELLEKSSLLRRY, encoded by the coding sequence ATGGTACTTCCAATTATAATTGCAGCTGGGATTACAGTGTTTGCAATAACCGTAAAATCTGGTTTACGAGCATGGGACGTTTATAGAAGGTTAACTCCAGCCATGATAGCACGGCTTAACAAGATTAATGTGGAATATAAGGATTTCTACAATCCTAGTTCTAAATATCGTAGTTATTTGCCCGAGCACCTACGTCAGCAACTAGAACAATATCAAGGAGGGTTTAATAAGAAAATGAATGAGATGGAAGCTATGATGATACTATCTATAACTTCTGATgaaattaaatatttagatgataaaatgctgaagaaaaaaCATAGGACGTCAATGATAATGAATCATCCGGATAAAGGCGGAAGTCCTTATGTGGCAATGAAGATCAATGAAGCCAAGGAACTGCTCGAGAAGAGTTCCCTACTTAGAAGATACTAA
- the RRP40 gene encoding exosome non-catalytic core subunit RRP40 (similar to Ashbya gossypii ADL196W) — protein MANLVIPGDKLSINNEVPLSLGPGVSCDPRSQEVRPVNAGLEVVSNTKKGQSLYVDYNSKRYLPSVGDYVIGLVTASFSDSYKVSLSSFSSSVVLSYMAFPNATKKNRPTLKVGDLCYARVCSAEKDLEAEIECVDSTTGKDAGFGILEGGAVVEVPLAFARELLFNNQYPFLPILAQNIEFEVAIGLNGKIWIKTANLSTTLACYRAIQKCCKRQPSEFKSTIKSEFKQFANLNV, from the coding sequence ATGGCGAACTTAGTTATCCCTGGGGATAAATTGAGTATTAATAATGAAGTTCCCCTTTCATTAGGTCCAGGTGTATCTTGTGATCCGAGGAGTCAAGAGGTCAGACCGGTTAATGCCGGATTGGAGGTAGTGAGTAACACAAAGAAAGGTCAATCTCTATATGTGGATTATAACTCAAAAAGATATCTACCATCAGTAGGGGATTACGTTATTGGTCTTGTTACAGCTTCTTTTTCGGATAGTTATAAAGTATCCTTGTCCAGCTTTTCCTCTTCAGTGGTCCTATCATATATGGCTTTTCCAAATGCTACGAAAAAGAACAGACCGACGCTGAAAGTTGGTGATTTATGTTATGCCAGGGTTTGTAGTGCTGAAAAAGATTTGGAGGCTGAAATAGAATGTGTAGATTCTACTACCGGCAAAGATGCAGGGTTTGGTATCTTGGAGGGTGGtgctgttgttgaagttcCGTTGGCTTTTGCTAGGGAACTTCTCTTTAATAATCAGTATCCGTTCCTTCCAATTCTAGCTCAGAATATTGAGTTTGAAGTTGCTATTGGGCTTAATGGAAAAATATGGATTAAAACGGCTAATTTGAGTACTACTTTAGCATGTTATAGAGCCATTCAGAAGTGCTGTAAGAGACAACCATCTGAATTTAAATCGACAATAAAATCTGAATTCAAGCAATTCGCAAATTTAAACGTTTAG
- the LEM3 gene encoding Lem3p (similar to Ashbya gossypii ADL192W) — MAGIKLSNVGIFRKKDKELYKDRVEEEDADVSDFEDEKPKKVSSRRPKETRFTQQRIGAVNLIVKPATVIPLYLILAIFSVVIGAVLFVSVTKVDEFIIYYHNCASNASLTDFQDIPSDQFSYSFHKEGSSGSNPQWKYVEPEDPSEDGSCRLRFSVPYDLEGPIYVSYLIENFYANHRRFVLSFSEDQIKGLNASYEDVHGSVGINCRPLIRNEEGKLYYPCGLIANSMFNDTFPFSLTGVNGASDFPLTNKGINWPDDKNRFKKTQYSPDDVTPPPYWKKQFPDGYNEENLPDLHEWEEFQNWMRTSTLPKFSKLIRRNDNDTLSAGTYEMEIGLHWPVDGWKDGKKAVYITNSSSIGGKNKFLPIIYLVGGGLCCIIALFILFSYVFARRKIADWNLLSWNRTNQ; from the coding sequence ATGGCGGGTATAAAGTTAAGTAATGTTGGTATCTTTCGTAAGAAAGATAAGGAGCTGTACAAGGATCgtgttgaagaagaagatgcagatgtttctgattttgaagatgagaaGCCAAAAAAGGTATCATCAAGAAGGCCTAAGGAAACAAGGTTTACTCAGCAGAGGATTGGGGCGGTTAATCTTATAGTTAAACCTGCTACTGTAATACCTCTTTATTTAATACTGGCAATATTTTCAGTTGTTATTGGGGCAGTATTATTTGTAAGTGTTACGAAGGTGGATGAGTTTATCATTTATTACCATAATTGCGCCTCGAATGCTTCACTTACAGATTTCCAAGATATTCCCAGTGATCAATTCTCTTATTCCTTCCATAAGGAAGGTTCGTCTGGATCCAACCCCCAGTGGAAGTATGTGGAGCCTGAAGATCCTTCGGAAGATGGAAGTTGTCGATTAAGGTTCAGCGTCCCTTATGATCTAGAAGGCCCGATATATGTGAGCTATTTGATTGAAAATTTCTACGCTAACCATAGGAGGTTTGTGCTATCTTTTAGTGAGGATCAAATAAAGGGATTGAATGCTTCCTATGAAGATGTCCATGGTTCAGTAGGTATTAATTGTAGGCCGCTCATAAGAAATGAAGAGGGAAAGCTATATTACCCATGTGGTTTAATTGCCAATTCCATGTTTAATGACACGTTTCCGTTTTCCCTAACTGGTGTCAATGGTGCTTCGGACTTTCCATTAACCAATAAAGGAATTAATTGGCCTGATGATAAGAATCGTTTTAAGAAGACCCAATATTCACCCGATGATGTTACTCCGCCGCCATATTGGAAAAAGCAGTTTCCAGATGGCTACAATGAAGAAAACCTTCCCGATCTCCACGAATGGGAAGAATTTCAAAACTGGATGAGAACATCTACCTTaccaaagttttcaaaactaATTAGACGAAATGACAACGACACGCTTAGTGCAGGCACATACGAAATGGAAATCGGTCTTCATTGGCCTGTAGATGGTTGGAAAGATGGTAAGAAGGCAGTTTATATTACGAATAGCTCTTCTATTGGGGGCAAAAATAAATTTTTACCAATAATCTATCTGGTGGGAGGTGGCCTATGCTGTATCATAGCTTTATTTATTCTCTTCTCATACGTTTTTGCTAGAAGAAAGATAGCAGATTGGAATTTATTATCATGGAATAGAACGAATCAATAA